Within the Heterodontus francisci isolate sHetFra1 chromosome 28, sHetFra1.hap1, whole genome shotgun sequence genome, the region ccttggttaccttcttgcccttaatatacttatatatTTAGCATTttactttatcttgcccaccagctaATTAAGCTCGAGGTCAGGATATCCTAGTTTGATGGGCAGCTGCAGTCACTGAAGAATATCAGGGAGCACAAAAATCtcctggattgtacattccaggaTGTCATCGCCCGATAGGCAGTGAATCTTCAGTTTAGTCCATCACAAAGAGTAAAAAGAGGAAGGAGGTTCAGGCAGCTTCGTGGGGTGTGCCATTCTCAAACGGAGCTCCACTTTGAAGACTGCTGAGAGTGACGGCACCTTGAAGGACTGCAGTGCAGATCATGGCACCAACGGGCAAGCGGATGCACAGCAGGGAGCAGTGAAGCGCAGCAATGCAGTTGTTATCGGAGATTCCAcagtttctttattcattcatgagtaGTGGGTGTCGcttggtaggccagcatttattacccatccctaattgcccttgagaaggaggtggtgagctgtcttcttgaacggctgcagtccatgtgagataggtatacccacggtgctgatagcaagggagttccaggatttggacccagtgacagtgaagaagtagtgatatagttccaggtcaggatggtgtgtgacttggagggaaacttgcaggtggtgttattcccatgcatctgcttccccttTTCCTTCTAGTTAGCAAagatcgcggatttggaaggtgctgtctcaggggccttggtgcgttgctgcagtgcatcttgaatcaAGAAAGGCCACGTGGTTTTGTTTGGAAAGCTAATGTACTCTGAAGATAACAACAAGCAAACTGCTATTCACATTTTTTCTGGTTACATTCTATAAACTTTCGTCTGCCTGATATGCTGCAAGGAAGAAGGAAAGACATgatgaccagcagtggcagcctcagaagagaTGGAAAGAGCgaacaagagagagagatgaaCGGCTCTAGGAACTGTGACACAGAAAAAGGCTGTTAATATTTGGACCCGGTTTAAAGATTTGTGGAGCAGAGAAGGCAAACGGCGTCACCAGAGATTGTTTTATCAACAAAAGACCGGCGGAGTGTGCTTAGAAGAAGTGAGTGAATAGGCCATAGACTTTGGTCAGGACAGTGGGGCATCTGATCCACTGCAACTGGGCGGAGTTTTGGACTTTTATCTGGCAGGATGCCTAATTTTCTATGAACACTCTGCAACGCATAAACGTTATGTGCGGTTTTCAAGTCTTTTACTAAGTTAGAGGAAAATAACTTTGTTGTAATTTAATGTGATTTTCCACCTATTAAACACCCTGTCGAGTTTTAGTTTCGTTGTTACAGTAAACGTCTTAAAAAGGTGGAAGTCTTATCATGTAACCCATTAATTTGTCTGGGGAGTTTCCATCTCTTGTTTTGAAGTTAACGGTCCCAACTGATGTCATATCAGTACTATCCAACAAGGGTAAAATTTAAAGgaaacaaagccagggctccttgaatAATTAAGGAGTTCGAGAATATAATGAAATAAAAATGAGGGTCGCTGATGCTTGTCAGGTCAACTCTTCACGCGAGTACtagaccaaatacaataagttgagaggtgaagttgttacgaaagtgcctctgttctTCGTTAAACatattttttgaggattaattCTTGAACGGTTGAAGATATATTAAACTATGGGATTTTAAAAGGGGGCGGGGTCATGGAAAGACCACTTAACTTTGCAAAactgtccctggaaatgtttttgaaAGCGGcattgagaggtcttgtgaggaaaacaagcctttccgggaaaacaCTTGACTTACAGCTCAAAAAAGCAACAAAGaacccaggacaccaggaaaaaatGATCACAAAGAGGTACAGGTcaggattgatggaggtcaaaaggctgACCTCTTGCTGTCAGTTTCTCTCTTGaaatgttttgagttggggttgaactgtataaaaagggatagAGCTTTCAAGGAGAAAAGAGAATTCACAAAAATGAGAGAAGACTACAACACAGCTCAGTTTTCCAACACCGCTTAAAAGACCCGGAGAAGTCCTTTGTGTTAACTCATCTCGTCTTCCGTCTTTGaacaaaagcctgctaaattaattatcAATGTTGTTTGAAAGGAATTGTTCTAAAAGATCCAAGTGACCCATCTacttgtactcagaggccagattgtatgcctgtttcttcaagaatgagcaagtattgagCCCACATGTTTTCTTGTCTGGTAAAGAGCTCCAaacaaaaaatcccttttatttttccggttaacaagtgtatgtgtgtaattgtgtgtgagtgagtgtgcagggGTAAGGGAAGAAGGGAACTGTAATATATCAATGTGGTGTTTATGTcccacttcattactggttaagacttgttttataataaaccaatAATTTTTCTGCTTATTAAAGAAAGCTAGCTCGTGTGTATAAATCTGCGGGAAAATACtccatatgattgactgtatcggtaattgATAAAATTGAAATATATATTGTatcctgtggagaagtggggctgGAAGAAATAGCGCACTTTTCCTGCTTTAGTTGGAACAAAGTGAACAGGAAACTATGACTGGCAAAGAAAAAATACGGCAACAgaataagtaaaaaaaaaagattgagGAAAACAAAATTATGAgcagcattgatagattagataggaagaaatattttcccttagcaaagttgtcaataaccagggggcatagattgaagctaaggggcaggaggtttagaggggatttgaggaaaaaaatcgcCCTGTGGGTGGTTGGAacctgaaacgcactgcctgaagaggtagtagaggcagggAGCCTCACAGCAATTGAGAAgtgtttagatgaacacttgaaacgccatagcatacaaggctatgggtcaagtgctggaaaatgggattagaataattaggcgcttgatggccggcacagactctgtTTCCgtgctctgtgactctatgacctaAGACTCTTGTTCCGGCATGCAAATTGTAAGTAGGATGGAAGAAGTGGTGTGGGGCCTATTAGAATGGTAATAACTGTATGGAGGTGAAGGGCAAGAACATGTAAAGGTCTGGATTTTCCTGCCAAAAGAAAATCTGTGGCTTATGCCATTGTTTGCCCAACTAAGTACAATCGCACTCTCTTCTGAACAGTTCGTTCTGCAGCGGCCCATTGTCCAAACAAAGGTACTGGGTTTCAGCCTGAGAAGCAGCCAAGAGTTGGGTGGGGGTTGCTGGTGGTGGCGGAGAGAGTCGTCAGAGATGGATGTACCAGAGTGTTGCTGAGGAGCTACTTTCATAAGGCTGTACAGATATCCCTCCTACTTCGCAGTACAGTGTGGCAATAGTTTGTACAAATCACATGAGGCAATGCAGGAGCTCGCATAGGtgacttcaacagcatcttcctcaCTATGATTAACAAGGATAGGACCATCAGTAACATCAGTGTAATGCCACCTCCATGTTCCTCTCCTGATGATTTGGGCATATATCGGCCATTCCTTCATTATCGTTGGGTCAAtatcttggaattccctccctatccgCACTGAGGGAGCACCTTCATCACAAACACTGCAGCGACCATCGAACACGGTCAATTCTAAGGGTGCAAAACAACCTTCAAATCCCGAGAACAAAAGAAAAATGTTACCAGACTGATCACGTTGCACCCCAGGACGGTGAAAAGTTTGTTGCAAATCATTTCATGATTAATAACAAGTGGaggaggtgatttgatcaaaatgtTTACGACTGAAGTTTTTTGATGAACATAACCAGGGAACTATTTTCGATGGTTGGTGAGTGAGATACTTGAAGGCATAAATGAAATATTATCAGTCAAAGCATGAAAGAAGATTTTTTTAATGCAAATGGATGTTCAGACATAATACATAAAGAAACATTGAAGGAAGCAATCGCAGAAATGTGTATTATTGTTTCAGAGAGCAGCACAGGTGTAATGGgaactccttctgtgttgtaattgcAAAGGATTAAATCGAAAAATCCAATAACAGCTTGTTATTTTAACGTATGAAAAACATTCTATGGCATAATCTAACAAAATGTATTCTATGTCAATGCAAGACTCACGAGCAGGTTTGAAAAAAGCTGGGTGAAAAGGTGAGTGTTAAGGAGGGTCTGAAAAGAGGAGAGAGCTGGAGAAGCAAACGGGCTAGGGGTGGGACTCCAGAGTCTGGACCCACATATTTGAAGACCGGTTTGCCCATCGTAAGTCAAATTTGCAACAAAAAAAATACCCACTTGCAGTGTCTGTACAGTGACATTTTGGGATGCAACTTGAAATTAGACTGAGTTGCAGCACTGGAAATGCATATCCTGTTACATGTCAGTTTGTATTGTTACTTAAATAATTTAACGATTAGAGAAAATGGATATTTCAGCCCATTTTTTAACTCCTCCCTGAATTTCGACTGAGTTAGTGCATAAATGCAGGTGTTGGTGCAAGAATTCAGAAGCCGGAGCATAAATCCAAATTGCTGAGCGATATATATTGGATCGCTAAGATTTTTGTCTGCATAATTATAGTTTTTAACTTGCCAGTTCAAAGAATGTACCACATATGGAATCCACAGCAGGATAAAATTTGCGGACAATGCAAAAagcaaaataatggatttccttcggttctccatttcCGGATCAATATGATTCTGTCCTTTACCATGTCCATGGAGCCCTTTCCGGAGTCGATTGGCTGTTATGATGttcctgactgtcagagcattgaataCCAAAATGAAAACAAATGGAAGCAACGGTGTTATAATACTATGAATCCACTCATACGCTGACCAAAAGGTTGAGGTATAATAGTATGGTGTTAGGATACAAAACCATGGTACATCGTCAATAATAATTAAAGGAACAAATACAAAGTACCAGGGAATGGACCTCACACAGCTGACGACGCTGACAGTTACGATAACGAAACCCACAGttctcttggtgcaatattttgtttttagcttctgacaacaaatggctacaaaccGATCACatgtgaaagcgactgtgaaccagacagaacagtccagaTTTGCAAGAAGCAAGGCGACTCTCACTGCACACACAGGAGTGATGAACAAGAAACTAACTGGGAAATAAATATTATTAATTCGATTTAGTATGACATTAAGAATAACGAGCAGTAGATCTGCTGCTGTCATTgcaaccaggtagcgagtgatgcaTGTTGATAGACCACAATTCCCTCTGTTCAGGATCACGATCGCCACTAAATTAGCTGTAACAGAAATAATGAAATAGGGTCATTTTAATGGCCGAAGTCACCGAAAATGCATCAGCTTAGTAGCGTTTATAAGGTTAGAAATGCAGCAATTGAAACTAATTCTATGTCTGTTCCTCGATCAGTATAATGTGCAATATGTGATGTTACAACCAGTGACACAAAAGTCCACAGAAAGAATAAGAAACAAACTTTTTATAAAGTTATTCATGAATATAAGGTTTTATTTAATCGAAACATGCATCCAGATGTTAAGTGCAACAACAACTTTGGGGCTAAACCAAAGTGGAAAGCAGGTTGCGGGGTGCAAGTGTTCGGTAATATGGAATAGGTGCAGAAATAAGACGTCAATGCTGCACAATTGCCTCAGGATGTTTTACTTCCTGGATCAAACTGCGGATTTGTAATTGAGTCATTAAAGGCAAAAGAGAGAGAAGTGCACAGCACAGAAATATGCCATCTCAATAGCTGCAAAGCTGAAGGGTTAGGCCACAAATAATTTACTCCAGGACTTAGCTTAAGTTGACGTGTGTGCATTAGTTAATATTTAGAGAGGGTACATGCACTGTACTGTTCCCTGATCTGAATTTTGTTCTTGTTTCTTTTGATTTTACAGCCAATGTGCTATTTCCAAATTCTATTTGTCTATTCACTGAACGTGTTATTGCCGTATCTCTATTCTCACAAAAAAAAGATTTATTTTTATGCTGAGGGGTGAAAATTCATTTTGGTCAATGGCAAAAATGGGGTGGTATCAAATTAGCTGCCATTATACGCAGCGCCTGATATTTAATGAAATTGATTGCAAAGGATCTGAATATCAAGTGCTACAAACAACGAGTGTGAAATCCAATAGAGTCAGTTTTGCACCATGGCTGGAGACGAATTTCTGCCACTCACATTCTATAATTACACAATTTTTGGTGACAGAAATCAGGAAGTATAATTATTCATAGAAGATAATAACACATCCAGTGATATATGTTAGCAAATTTGGTTGGCACTAATCAGGTGGCTCTCATCTTTAAGTTATCAATGAACTCAAATATCTATGGCTTGCAATGTAGAATGACACAAAATAATACTGTACGATTTTAGTATTTAGTGTTCTCAGAATACATTCATTAAAGCGACAACAAATGAGAGAAAGTCCACTTGATTGCATCTTTAAAGGAATCCAAATGAAATACTAATTCATTGCAATCAAAAGAAATAAAGATATTAGTTTATAGCGGAAATGGTAACATTTATTGTCCTATATTGATCATGTAATCCACTTACCATAATATAGAAATAAAGCTGCATAAACCAATTAATGCCTACATATCATATTATTCGAGTATTTTCTATGGAGGTGAGAATGCAAAGCATTTATTAAAGAAAAATAATCCAGAAACATTACTTTATTGGAGATAAAGATTTTTCAGAATTTTAATAATTTTATTTTCATCACCCACCAGCAAAAATGCTATTGATTCAACTACTAGCACGTTTCATATGACGTGGTAATGCACAGAGCAAGGAAAGTCTGTTTCAGTTAAGCAAAGCACAGGAGCAGCAACCGTGAACATTGGTTTACGCAATTAATACTGGATCTAAAGCCTTACCAATAACGCCAATAACTGCAAGAGAAGGGTagtaaatgcgttctatctgaaaGATTACCGGGTATCCCATTTTCTGTGAGAGAAGTCCGTTGGTATGAACTCAGTGATTCTGAATGACCAGATTTCATACTATGTTCAAAGTAACCAGCATTTATAGTGATGTGAAACCTCCAGAGAGACATTAAGCCCGGTTGCACAATGAACAATATTAATTACAGTAATTTGAACAAACAGCCAGCTTTATTCCAAAGATTATTATACAATAGAATATATGTTAAGGACTATTGCAACAAAAATAAATGCAATATTGTTTTAAAATTTATTCAGAAGAGAAAAAGTAAATAAACATGTGCTGGTAGCAATGCAGCTGTTGTTACATTGATTATTAAATGTGCAGACACTCCATCTTTTCCTCCTGAGATTCATGTACCTCAGATCCAGATTCATGTGCACTGCACTTGGACTTGTGAACATTTAACTGTGGGGGCTCTGCTTTTCAAATTAATTTGAGCATATCTCTTTGAGTTACCCACCATACTGAAacagaaatatatcgctgttccttattCATCACTGGTCAAACCCCTGAATCTCAATTTCTAGCACCATTAAGGGAGTCCCGTCACCACAAGTACTACACAGTTCAAGAGGAAGCTCAACTTTCAAGGTaacaagggatggacaataattgtAGCCTTGTCATCATTGCTCAAATCCTGGATCCCAGTTAAAAGTTTAAAATAAATTCAATCCTCGCTTTGATAACGATAGTGATTGCTCTTGCTTGTTCAACATGATGCTTTATTCTCCTGAATTAAAATCTTAGGAAGACCAGATTAAAGGTTAAAGACAGCTGTTGTGGCCTGAAACCGTAATAAGAACAAAATTAGCAGGATTCATAtattgctttcctttctctcccaggactgcttggctgctgtcaccttcctaccctttgtcgtttccggatttgtgggggtgatgaggaaaggttctcccctgggaaaccgatttATAAATTACAGCAAGCTCATCAGCAGCAACGGCCTCttaccgggctctctgaacccgctgctcctctgctgggtctttatggagagcgggagtgagtttttaaattcctcgaacagaactacttctctgaaattctcatagctgagctgtgctTAAAGAGCTCACAGCCACTGATCGAAAACCAGCTGTTCACTTCTTtcgaactccagataagtttgatcagtttgctttttgagggttctaaacttttggtggtaggcacatgccccgaggatagcatttttggtcaggtcataatttgatgaactctcatctg harbors:
- the LOC137345294 gene encoding probable G-protein coupled receptor 139 — translated: MGYPVIFQIERIYYPSLAVIGVIANLVAIVILNRGNCGLSTCITRYLVAMTAADLLLVILNVILNRINNIYFPVSFLFITPVCAVRVALLLANLDCSVWFTVAFTCDRFVAICCQKLKTKYCTKRTVGFVIVTVSVVSCVRSIPWYFVFVPLIIIDDVPWFCILTPYYYTSTFWSAYEWIHSIITPLLPFVFILVFNALTVRNIITANRLRKGLHGHGKGQNHIDPEMENRRKSIILLFALSANFILLWIPYVVHSLNWQVKNYNYADKNLSDPIYIAQQFGFMLRLLNSCTNTCIYALTQSKFREELKNGLKYPFSLIVKLFK